From Aspergillus fumigatus Af293 chromosome 5, whole genome shotgun sequence, a single genomic window includes:
- the pyroA gene encoding pyridoxal 5'-phosphate synthase subunit PdxS gives MASNGTNGASASNSFTVKAGLAQMLKGGVIMDVVNAEQARIAEEAGAAAVMALERVPADIRAQGGVARMSDPSMIKEIMAAVTIPVMAKARIGHFVECQILEAIGVDYIDESEVLTPADDVYHVKKHDYKVPFVCGCRNLGEALRRIAEGAAMIRTKGEAGTGDVVEAVKHMRTVNSQIARARSILQNSTDPEIELRAYARELEVPYELLRETAEKGRLPVVNFAAGGVATPADAALMMQLGCDGVFVGSGIFKSGDAKKRAKAIVQAVTHYKDPKVLAEVSEGLGEAMVGINVSQMPEADRLAKRGW, from the exons ATGGCTTCCAACGGTACCAATGgcgcctccgcctccaacAGCTTCACTGTGAAGGCCGGCTTGGCTCAGATGCTGAAGGGTGGTGTGATTATGGACGTCGTCAACGCGGAGCAG GCCCGCATTGCGGAGGAGGCCGGTGCCGCTGCCGTGATGGCCCTGGAGAGAGTCCCCGCCGACATCAGAGCCCAGGGTGGCGTTGCCCGCATGTCTGACCCCAGcatgatcaaggagatcatggcTGCTGTTACCATTCCTGTCATGGCCAAAGCTCGTATCGGACACTTCGTTGAGTGCCAG ATCCTCGAAGCCATTGGCGTTGACTACATCGACGAGTCCGAAGTCCTTACCCCTGCCGATGATGTCTACCACGTGAAGAAGCACGACTACAAGGTTCCTTTCGTCTGTGGTTGCCGCAACCTGGGCGAGGCCCTTCGTCGGATCGCCGAGGGTGCCGCTATGATCCGTACCAAGGGTGAGGCCGGTACCGGAGATGTTGTTGAAGCCGTCAAGCACATGCGCACGGTCAACTCCCAGATCGCCCGCGCCCGCTCCATCCTCCAGAATTCCACCGACCCCGAGATTGAGCTGCGTGCCTACGCTCGTGAGCTTGAGGTCCCTTATGAGCTTCTGCGCGAGACCGCCGAGAAGGGCCGTCTTCCCGTTGTCAACTTCGCCGCCGGCGGTGTTGCCACTCCCGCTGATGCCGCACTCATGATGCAGCTGGGCTGCGACGGAGTGTTCGTCGGCTCTGGTATTTTCAAGTCTGGTGATGCGAAGAAGCGCGCCAAGGCTATTGTCCAGGCCGTGACTCACTACAAGGACCCCAAGGTCCTCGCTGAAGTCAGCGAGGGTCTGGGTGAGGCCATGGTTGGTATCAATGTCTCTCAGATGCCCGAGGCCGACCGATTGGCCAAGAGAGGATGGTAA
- a CDS encoding origin recognition complex subunit 2: MKRKQPDSDDGERRASAPKRQRTTAVINSSTNENADANRSPDMTPSKRIKSTPQKPSSPTPAALKESGLKTPTHRSKAKALFSTPTKATAFSTPNRARNADRSAKKKSARLLLEQDEDEIWDGADRLAEEILEDEGDAPETAIEDSDGVIATVEGTTKEAADGKTAATPKRRAGRPKGAKNKRSPTPEGELPAHERYFFQNRAGPPRTSNNTLNKMNLLTHEEYFEKLAGYTDPCQKEKNFLLDLHCRSFPQWDFEFNQGFNICLYGYGSKRQLLNNFADWLYQRHGASPPSVVVVNGHTANLSIRSIFATIVTAVLGADIPSKMGSQPLEVLELLQSSLKSRPSQKPITVLINAIDAPLLRRATNQALLARLAATPKIHLLATADTPNFLLMWDISLRDHFNFVFHDCTTFAAFDTEFDVVEEVHNLLGRKGRRIGGKDGVGFVLKSLPENARNLYRLLLTELLCMMDEDHNSDDEMNGHAGRENGVNDEMGIEFRMLYQKAAEEFIASSEMMFRTLLKEFHDHQMITSRMDSGGMEILGVPLSREEMEGLLEDLVLG; encoded by the coding sequence ATGAAACGAAAGCAACCAGATTCGGACGATGGCGAGCGTCGTGCCTCGGCGccgaagaggcagagaacaACCGCAGTCATCAATAGCTCTACAAATGAAAATGCGGACGCGAACCGATCCCCCGACATGACGCCCTCGAAACGGATCAAGTCAACACCGCAGAAACCAAGCTCACCAACTCCCGCAGCACTCAAGGAATCGGGCCTGAAAACTCCTACGCATAGATCAAAGGCAAAAGCTCTCTTCTCAACACCCACAAAAGCGACGGCTTTTTCTACGCCAAACCGAGCACGAAATGCCGACCGATCtgcgaagaagaaaagcgctcgcttgttgttggagcaggatgaagatgagatctGGGACGGGGCTGACCGTTTAGCAGAGGagattctggaagatgagggcgACGCGCCTGAGACTGCTATAGAGGATAGCGACGGTGTCATCGCAACAGTCGAAGGCACCACGAAAGAGGCAGCCGATGGCAAGACAGCGGCGACGCCGAAACGTCGTGCAGGGAGGCCGAAAGGTGCAAAAAACAAGCGCTCACCTACTCCCGAGGGAGAATTGCCGGCACATGAGCGGTATTTCTTCCAGAATAGAGCCGGCCCTCCGCGAACGTCAAATAACACGCTCAATAAAATGAATCTCCTGACGCACGAGGAGTATTTCGAGAAGTTGGCCGGATATACGGACCCTTgccagaaggagaagaacttTCTGCTGGACCTGCATTGTCGGTCCTTTCCGCAGTGGGATTTTGAGTTCAATCAAGGCTTCAACATCTGCCTCTACGGTTACGGCTCGAAGCGTCAGCTTCTTAATAATTTTGCAGACTGGCTCTACCAGAGACACGGCGCCTCGCCTCCCTCTGTAGTCGTCGTGAACGGTCATACTGCGAACCTGTCAATTAGGTCTATCTTCGCCACCATTGTGACCGCTGTTCTGGGTGCAGACATTCCATCGAAAATGGGGTCCCAGCCACTAGAGGTATTAGAATTGTTGCAGTCTAGCCTCAAGTCTCGACCATCTCAGAAACCAATCACCGTGCTGATCAATGCGATCGACGCCCCTCTCCTCCGCCGGGCAACGAACCAAGCCCTCCTTGCGCGGTTGGCTGCGACCCCAAAGATCCATTTGCTTGCCACCGCAGACACTCCGAATTTTTTGCTGATGTGGGATATCAGCCTTCGAGATCATTTCAATTTCGTTTTCCACGACTGCACAACATTTGCCGCTTTCGATACCGAGTTTGATGTTGTGGAAGAGGTTCACAACCTGCTTGGGCGCAAGGGCCGTCGAATTGGCGGTAAAGATGGTGTTGGCTTCGTGTTGAAGAGTCTTCCGGAGAACGCGCGGAATCTCTATCGATTGCTTCTCACTGAACTGCTGTGTATGATGGACGAAGATCACAAttcggatgatgagatgaacGGCCATGCAGGAAGAGAAAACGGGGTCAACGATGAGATGGGCATTGAATTCCGCATGCTCTACCAGAAGGCTGCCGAGGAGTTCATTGCATCGTCCGAGATGATGTTCCGAACACTGTTAAAGGAATTCCATGACCATCAGATGATCACATCGCGGATGGACTCGGGCGGAATGGAAATACTAGGAGTACCCTTGTCGCGAGAAGAAATGGAGGGGCTCCTGGAAGACCTGGTATTAGGGTGA